GTTTTTTAAAAAGAATAGGAATCGATCTTCCATTCTGCTGGTTAAGCGGTAATCATTTCTATTCATAGGCTCCTTACCCTTCTTTTAACAGAAGTCAAATATTCCTGGTTTCATGAGTTTGGTTCACAATGTAGCACGATTGAAAGTTTCATATAGGAACTTAACCAAGTTAATTGCCGAAACAGATTATTTCCTGGGAAATTTTCACGAGATTTGCCGATATTTAAATCATTAAAATGATTGCTTCTTTATGGATTCTCTTCTGGTATGAACAATCCACGTCACTAAAGGTAAAATAGGAATGAGATAAAAGACCAACATAACCTGAAATAAAAAAGCAACAATGAAAGGTACACTGGCGCTGATGGCTAAACCAAAAGAGAGATTTATTTTAGTAAATAATAACCCTAAAGAAATACCACATATACTAATCAAGGCTAAAGTAAGCAGGACTAATACCGTGCCCATTCTTCCTCACCCTTTCGATGGTACGATAGAACGTTCTACCCTAAACTCTACACTTCAAAAAACCATCCCGTAGCAATAAATATGAATAGCACAGCTGTTTCAATCAAAGATACCGTGATTAATACAGTGAAATTAACCTGATGTTTACTTTTTCCTGATAAGAACCGCTGGCCAATATAATTTAATAGGAAAAAAAATGAAGTAGATAAGGATGAGCAGACCAGTGGTTTCAAAAATAACCCTCATAATTGTTCCCTCCTTTATTCTACTTTTTCAAGTAAGCCAAGAGGGTTTCAATATTCGAGAACTGAGAAAGAGGTTTGCATTCCAATTCAATTTAATAAAGTCGCTTTTTGTAGCTTTCTTTTAAATTTTTCTCGACCGATTCTTCTGTTACTCCCGGCATATTAGCATGGGCGGCCATCATTTTAGCGGCAGATGGAAGATGCCCCGTTTCCGGCCAGTGCTCCGGCTCCCATAGTTTCGAGCGTTTAAAAGCTTTGGCACAATGGAGAAAGCATTCTTTCACTTCAACTCCTATACCCAACAATGGAGTTTTTCCTTGAACGGTCATCTTCTCAAGATATTTCGGATCTCTCGTTATATAAGCTGTTCCGTTTACTCGCAAGGTTTCGCCGGTCCCTGGGATGATAAAAAGCAAACCCACGGATGGCTGCGTTAAAATATTTTGTATAGAATCCAGACGTTTATTGCCTTTCCTTTCAGGGATGATCAATCTTGTAGAATCCAAAACGTGGACAAAGCCTGGCTGATCTCCACGCGGGGATGCGTCACAATCTCCAATTTGGTTCACCGTAGAAAGAACTAAAAAAGGAGAATGTTTAATAAATTCCATACAGTTTTGATCAAGATAAGAAATCACTTTATTATTAGCTAATTCACCTGGATCGCCTGCAACTTCGCACAGTTCAGCTATCGAATGGATAAGGTGTTTGAAAGAAGGCTCGCTTTTCAAAACATTCACTCCCTGGGAGATTCGTATTTTAATAGATCCTGATTACCCTGATTACAAGCGTAAGTTACAAACGTTGTATGAAATCCTTACGAAGTAACGGAGGCATTCACAAAAGCTAGGATCGCAAGAATAGAGTACCAGCCGATCGATCCTGCACTAATGGAAAGGACCATCACCGAGCCAATCGAAAGGAAACTCTTAGGCTGGCGTCTTTTCTTCACAAAAACATAACCGGAAAACAGGAGACTGAATAGGAGGAATGTGCCGAAGAATAAAAGCCAGAAACCGTTTAGGGGTATGGAATTCCAAAACAATGTAGTTGCTATAAAAAAGACATTAACAGAGGCGGCCAGAAGTAAGAGAATAGCTCTCATTCGATCCTTCCTTTCTATTTTAGACACACATGTTTTAAATTTGTCGCCAGTATTTTTGAACCTCTTCCTCTACTTGCTGCTTTAACGCTTCGATTCTCTTAATCTTTTTCAAAGTAAGAAATGACACTAAGGTTACGAGAAGATGTGTTCCATAATGAGGCTCCTGCTGAATGATCTTCAATTTATGAATCAGCTCCTTCTAATAAGGTCTCGGTGTTCACAAACAACTCTATCCGTTTTACACTTTAGATATCGCACCATTTAAAAAGTGAGGAACAGCGAATATTGGGTCTATTTTAACATTATTAACCAGTAAAATCATAAATCTTGCCAATTTCCCACCACGTAAAAAAGCTCGAATATCACTTCGGAATTCGAGCTCTGTTCATATTTACAAACCTTCTGACTACCGGAAGTACACTAACCCGCATCGTTATATCACGAATGAAGATCCTCCAACGTGAGTCTGGGAGAAAGTAATGAGCAAATTTTCTTCCAGATGCCTGAGTCTTCATAACTTGAGGTTTTAAATCATCTTCATACTTATCCAATGCCTGTTTTACATTGTTATTCTCCCGTAAAGAGCGCGCCAGTACATAGGCTCCGGTCATAGCGAGAGACGCTCCCTGACCTGCCATCAGTGAAACCGCCTGACAGGAGTCCCCTACAAGGACGACTCGACCTTTGCTCCATTGAGGCATAACCACCTGGGATACTTCGTCAAAATAAAAATCCGTCGCTTCCTCTGCTTTTTCGAGCAATTCTGGGACCACCCACCCCATATGTTTAAAATGATTTTTCAGCTCATTTTTTGCTTCATCACTGGATAAATGCTCTTCTTTTTTGGAATCTTTGTATAAAAAGAACGTCGCTGATCGATCTCCTCTGATCGGATAGACGGAAGCCTGGAGGCCAGGAGATGATAAGGAATAAAAAGCGTTGTGTAACTGCTTATTCATGCTGGAATTTTCTATAATATATGCAGCTGTGTAATACCCCATGTGCTTGATATAGTTCTCGTGCTCACCAAATACTAAAGAACGCACACGGGACCTGACTCCATCAGCGCCCACTACTAAATCTGCAGTATCCCGCCTGCCGTCGGATAATGTTACATGCACTTGATCGTCATCCTGCTGGATCTCCTCAATCGTTATTCCAAACCTGAAATCTACTTGATCCTTAACCAAATCATACAAAACCTGCTCCAAATCTCCTCTCAGGAAGTTAAAATGGCGTCCGTTAAATAAATGTCTGAGAGAAGGGTAAGGGAGCTTGAACTTAAACTTGCCTTTCTCGTTCCGAAATTCCAAACCGGAAATTGGATAATGAATGCGGCTAAGCTGCTCCAGGATCCCCATTTCCTCTGCCACGTCATAGCCGGGTCCAAAAAAGTCCAGCATATACCCTTCTGTTCTTAATTCTGAAGCCTTTTCTATGACCTTCACATCATTTCCATTCCTATTCAGCCAATATGCCAGAGTCAACCCAGCGATACCTCCGCCCACGATGATTACTTTCATCCCTTAAGCCCCCTTTCTAATAGACTAGTATTTTCCTTTACTTCACCGGAATCCATATTTCTGAATAATAGTCCTCGCTAAAAGGATCTCCCTCAGAATAGACCTCCAGGTCCGGCGTGCCGGCATGTTCATACCCGCTGGACGGAAACCATTCTGAATAGAT
The Halobacillus halophilus DSM 2266 DNA segment above includes these coding regions:
- a CDS encoding pyridoxamine 5'-phosphate oxidase family protein, with amino-acid sequence MKSEPSFKHLIHSIAELCEVAGDPGELANNKVISYLDQNCMEFIKHSPFLVLSTVNQIGDCDASPRGDQPGFVHVLDSTRLIIPERKGNKRLDSIQNILTQPSVGLLFIIPGTGETLRVNGTAYITRDPKYLEKMTVQGKTPLLGIGVEVKECFLHCAKAFKRSKLWEPEHWPETGHLPSAAKMMAAHANMPGVTEESVEKNLKESYKKRLY
- a CDS encoding FAD-dependent oxidoreductase, producing MKVIIVGGGIAGLTLAYWLNRNGNDVKVIEKASELRTEGYMLDFFGPGYDVAEEMGILEQLSRIHYPISGLEFRNEKGKFKFKLPYPSLRHLFNGRHFNFLRGDLEQVLYDLVKDQVDFRFGITIEEIQQDDDQVHVTLSDGRRDTADLVVGADGVRSRVRSLVFGEHENYIKHMGYYTAAYIIENSSMNKQLHNAFYSLSSPGLQASVYPIRGDRSATFFLYKDSKKEEHLSSDEAKNELKNHFKHMGWVVPELLEKAEEATDFYFDEVSQVVMPQWSKGRVVLVGDSCQAVSLMAGQGASLAMTGAYVLARSLRENNNVKQALDKYEDDLKPQVMKTQASGRKFAHYFLPDSRWRIFIRDITMRVSVLPVVRRFVNMNRARIPK